In the genome of Croceimicrobium hydrocarbonivorans, one region contains:
- a CDS encoding response regulator transcription factor — MKQTTKVLLAEDDPNFGAVLRDYLELNDFDVHLATDGQEALRLFKSTDELDLCILDVMMPLKDGFTLASDIRKIDGEIPLIFLTAKSMKEDMLKGFQLGADDYLTKPFDSEVLLYKIKALLNRKFGEEEEEIHFKIGRYEYDSEMRVLKIGREERKLSPKEGALLKLLAQNKNNLVKRSTALNKIWKDDNYFTGRSMDVYLAKVRKYLKDDPKVAIINVHSEGFRLVDDL, encoded by the coding sequence ATGAAACAAACAACGAAAGTACTCCTGGCAGAAGATGATCCTAACTTTGGTGCGGTGCTCCGCGACTATCTAGAGCTCAATGATTTTGATGTTCATCTTGCTACTGACGGACAAGAAGCCCTCCGCTTGTTTAAATCGACCGACGAATTAGATCTCTGCATTTTAGACGTTATGATGCCCCTCAAAGACGGCTTCACCTTGGCCAGTGATATCCGTAAAATTGATGGCGAAATTCCCTTGATCTTCCTCACCGCCAAATCCATGAAAGAAGATATGTTAAAGGGTTTCCAATTGGGAGCAGACGATTACCTTACTAAGCCCTTCGACTCCGAAGTTTTACTCTATAAAATCAAGGCCTTACTCAACCGTAAATTTGGGGAGGAGGAAGAAGAGATTCACTTTAAAATCGGTCGCTATGAATACGATTCTGAAATGCGGGTTTTAAAGATCGGACGTGAGGAAAGAAAACTGAGTCCTAAAGAAGGAGCCCTCCTGAAACTCCTGGCACAGAACAAGAATAATCTCGTAAAACGCAGTACTGCTCTCAATAAAATTTGGAAGGACGACAATTACTTTACCGGTCGTAGTATGGACGTTTACCTGGCAAAAGTGCGCAAATACCTAAAGGATGATCCCAAGGTGGCAATTATCAATGTACACAGCGAAGGCTTCCGTTTGGTAGACGATCTTTAA
- a CDS encoding T9SS type A sorting domain-containing protein, translating into MKKLPYLLASFFALGIFSTAQAQSTPNVKPETEYQHTPKPDPTDLDSPPPVGLLGNGGEVKLEEASLYPNPGDGLLRVKLGDQNTASRIAVYDIAGRVYFDSEIDPLAKKDPQIDLRSLPDGIYVVRVGEKSLKYRKI; encoded by the coding sequence ATGAAAAAGCTTCCCTATTTACTCGCATCCTTTTTCGCTTTGGGCATTTTCTCTACCGCTCAGGCGCAATCTACACCTAATGTAAAACCGGAAACGGAGTATCAACATACGCCTAAACCGGATCCTACCGACTTAGACTCACCACCCCCGGTTGGGTTGCTTGGCAATGGTGGTGAAGTTAAACTGGAAGAAGCCAGCCTGTACCCCAATCCCGGTGACGGATTACTTCGGGTAAAGTTAGGAGATCAAAACACAGCAAGCCGTATTGCAGTTTACGATATCGCTGGCCGAGTTTATTTCGATTCAGAAATTGATCCTCTGGCTAAAAAAGATCCTCAAATTGACTTACGATCCTTACCTGATGGAATCTATGTAGTACGGGTGGGTGAAAAGAGTTTGAAATACCGTAAAATTTAA
- a CDS encoding DUF2452 domain-containing protein, which translates to MADKKAKENKDFVNPIDPDKITENPSTLPYAHTVGGAVIKPTKQGVIRSRALTAMEEQTDMQLAQIKEQIDLLARQAHAIQERKDLAARIYEAKMGFKPEINHIYHLYLNHQEQHVLSMIAPDEWLKPKFKRFLYTVKLLADHTWEVLASGDLED; encoded by the coding sequence ATGGCTGACAAGAAGGCTAAAGAAAATAAGGACTTTGTAAATCCGATTGATCCAGATAAAATCACTGAAAACCCTTCTACCCTTCCCTATGCACATACGGTAGGTGGAGCGGTAATTAAGCCAACAAAGCAAGGGGTAATCCGCAGTAGGGCTCTAACCGCTATGGAAGAGCAAACCGATATGCAATTAGCGCAAATAAAGGAGCAGATAGATCTTTTAGCTCGTCAGGCGCATGCCATTCAGGAACGCAAGGATTTAGCCGCCCGCATTTATGAGGCTAAGATGGGTTTTAAGCCGGAGATCAACCATATCTACCACCTTTACCTGAACCATCAAGAGCAACATGTATTGTCAATGATTGCACCGGATGAATGGTTGAAACCCAAGTTTAAACGCTTTCTGTATACGGTAAAGCTACTGGCTGATCATACCTGGGAGGTTTTAGCCAGTGGTGATTTGGAAGATTAA
- a CDS encoding glycosyltransferase family 2 protein — protein sequence MEIRKLSIVVPAYNEGATIHHILDQLREVELINGIEKEVIVVNDCSTDNTEEAIFRYQRSHHDFPIVYESHSVNKGKGAALHTGIKMATGDFTIIQDADLEYDPKEFNILLAPAVKGVADVVYGSRFMGGNAHRILFFWHSIGNKFLTFLSNMFTNLNLTDMETCYKLFRTDIIQDLKLRENRFGFEPEVTAKVARVPGIRIYEVGISYYGRTFDEGKKINWKDGFRAIYCILKYNLFS from the coding sequence ATGGAGATTCGCAAACTTTCTATCGTAGTGCCCGCCTATAATGAAGGGGCTACCATTCATCATATTTTAGATCAGCTTCGAGAAGTAGAATTGATCAATGGTATCGAAAAGGAAGTAATTGTTGTGAATGATTGCTCTACTGATAATACTGAGGAAGCCATTTTCCGCTACCAAAGAAGCCATCATGATTTCCCGATTGTTTATGAATCACATTCAGTAAACAAGGGAAAAGGCGCCGCCTTACATACCGGAATTAAAATGGCCACTGGTGATTTCACGATCATCCAGGATGCGGATCTGGAATATGATCCTAAGGAATTTAATATCCTCCTAGCACCAGCAGTTAAAGGTGTTGCAGATGTGGTTTATGGCTCCCGTTTTATGGGAGGCAATGCCCACCGCATTTTATTCTTCTGGCATAGCATCGGAAACAAATTCCTCACTTTCCTTTCGAATATGTTCACCAATCTGAATTTAACCGATATGGAAACCTGCTATAAGCTATTCCGTACCGATATTATTCAGGATTTGAAATTGCGCGAAAATCGCTTCGGCTTTGAGCCTGAAGTAACCGCAAAGGTGGCCCGGGTTCCCGGAATTCGCATCTACGAAGTAGGGATCAGCTATTATGGCCGAACCTTCGATGAAGGCAAGAAGATCAACTGGAAGGACGGCTTCCGCGCGATCTACTGTATTCTTAAATACAACCTCTTCTCTTAG
- a CDS encoding sensor histidine kinase: MSRFKQRAAKRLNWLILLMTLSLLGVTGIQAYWLKNAYDLREEKFESEVGQALADVTERLDNLSSMRFLFNSFSVQPFFSENLAPHLGFPGRDTMMGDLKLTMRLGPDTVILYNTDPDDSLFQAIEDRKGLILRTAPDQMMRKGAQLDMLLRKMVRFELSRRQSDSSWMDRKMLDSLITFELKSRGIDIPYEFAVANDKEIILSSRRWDPNDHQHTAMLFPNDILTNEILSLSFPSKANYIFQSLWVMLLVSLLFTVAIVYTFYRTLNFSLKQKRISDIKTDFINNMTHEFKTPIATINLAIDALRNPKVRGDSQRIEHYSNMIKQENQRMNLQVESVLRMALLDKQELDLEFKKADVIEVVQGCLDHISLQLESKGGRLQKFFNEQHRELRIDANHLSNTIINILDNAMKYSVGAPEIKVVTESTQNHFILIISDKGMGMTKEEQKHIFDRFYRVSAGDLHNIKGHGLGLSYAKGIVESHGGRIEVESEKGKGSKFYIYLPINA, encoded by the coding sequence ATGTCGAGATTTAAACAGAGGGCAGCCAAGCGATTAAATTGGTTGATCTTGCTCATGACCTTATCCCTTTTAGGGGTTACCGGAATACAAGCATACTGGCTGAAAAATGCCTACGATTTAAGAGAGGAGAAATTCGAAAGTGAAGTGGGTCAGGCACTTGCCGATGTTACCGAGCGATTAGATAATCTCTCTTCCATGCGTTTCCTCTTTAATAGTTTCAGTGTTCAGCCCTTCTTTAGTGAGAACCTGGCTCCCCATTTAGGCTTTCCCGGCAGGGATACCATGATGGGCGATTTGAAATTAACCATGCGTCTTGGTCCCGATACAGTGATCCTGTACAATACCGATCCTGATGATTCCCTCTTCCAAGCCATTGAAGATCGAAAGGGTTTAATACTTAGAACGGCGCCGGATCAAATGATGCGCAAAGGAGCACAATTAGATATGCTTCTGCGAAAAATGGTGCGTTTCGAATTAAGTCGACGCCAAAGTGATAGCAGTTGGATGGATCGAAAGATGCTGGATTCCTTGATCACCTTCGAACTCAAATCGCGGGGTATTGATATTCCTTACGAATTTGCCGTGGCTAATGATAAGGAGATCATTCTGAGTTCACGACGCTGGGATCCCAATGATCATCAGCATACTGCTATGCTCTTCCCGAATGATATCTTAACCAATGAGATTCTTTCACTCTCCTTTCCTTCGAAGGCCAATTATATATTTCAGTCGCTTTGGGTAATGTTATTGGTTTCCCTGCTCTTTACCGTGGCTATTGTATACACCTTTTACCGCACTCTTAATTTCTCGCTTAAGCAAAAGCGGATTAGCGATATCAAGACGGATTTCATCAATAATATGACCCATGAGTTTAAAACGCCTATCGCGACCATTAACCTGGCCATTGATGCCCTCCGTAATCCTAAAGTAAGAGGGGATAGCCAGCGTATTGAGCATTATAGTAATATGATTAAGCAGGAAAATCAAAGGATGAACCTGCAGGTAGAAAGTGTGCTGCGGATGGCATTATTGGATAAGCAGGAATTAGACCTTGAATTCAAGAAGGCCGATGTTATTGAAGTGGTGCAGGGCTGCCTAGATCACATTAGTCTGCAATTAGAAAGCAAGGGTGGACGTTTACAGAAATTCTTTAATGAACAACATCGCGAATTGCGAATCGACGCCAACCACCTTTCGAATACCATCATTAATATTTTGGATAATGCCATGAAGTACTCGGTTGGCGCACCCGAAATAAAGGTGGTAACTGAAAGCACTCAGAATCATTTTATCCTGATAATCAGTGATAAAGGGATGGGGATGACCAAAGAAGAACAGAAACATATTTTCGACCGTTTTTATCGGGTAAGCGCGGGAGACCTGCACAACATTAAAGGGCATGGTCTTGGATTAAGCTACGCGAAAGGAATTGTCGAGTCCCATGGTGGACGAATAGAAGTAGAAAGCGAAAAAGGAAAAGGCAGTAAGTTTTATATCTACCTACCAATTAATGCATAA